Proteins found in one Cryptosporangium minutisporangium genomic segment:
- a CDS encoding TadE/TadG family type IV pilus assembly protein translates to MPIPPPSPSWVAGSRSHPAPRRRRQTRALLRGSDRGAVSTELALATPLLLLLLMLVVQAALGWHAVHVADATVTRAADAARLSGATDTDGQTAADALTQQLGSGLLTDVQVTVSRTDGQVTVELTASTPTVVPGLTWTVHRHATAPIEQPTTDTGSTP, encoded by the coding sequence ATGCCGATCCCCCCGCCGAGCCCATCGTGGGTCGCCGGATCCAGGTCACACCCGGCGCCACGAAGGCGCCGCCAGACCCGTGCCCTGCTTCGCGGTTCGGATCGGGGTGCGGTCTCCACCGAACTCGCGCTCGCCACACCACTGCTGCTTCTGCTGCTGATGCTCGTGGTCCAAGCCGCGCTGGGCTGGCACGCCGTGCACGTCGCCGACGCCACCGTCACCCGCGCCGCCGACGCCGCGCGCCTCTCCGGCGCCACCGACACCGACGGCCAGACCGCCGCCGACGCGCTCACCCAGCAACTCGGCTCCGGACTCCTCACCGACGTCCAAGTCACCGTCAGCCGCACCGACGGGCAGGTCACCGTCGAGCTGACCGCCTCCACCCCCACCGTCGTGCCCGGCCTGACCTGGACCGTGCACCGGCACGCCACCGCCCCCATCGAACAACCCACAACAGACACCGGCAGCACCCCATGA
- a CDS encoding TadE/TadG family type IV pilus assembly protein produces MTRPTRCPKRRGLPRPDRRGRRWEAGSVTVELTLLTPLVLLIVLLVVAAGRLADAQARLDQATYTAARAASLSRHPATAANAARTSAVAALDLPATCAALDVTVDTTAYAPGGAVIVHTTCVVNLADLTGLGLPGSRTLTSTSTSPLDTYRAVTP; encoded by the coding sequence ATGACCCGGCCCACGCGCTGCCCGAAACGACGAGGCCTCCCTCGCCCTGACCGCCGCGGCCGTCGGTGGGAGGCGGGCTCGGTCACCGTCGAACTCACCCTCCTGACACCGCTCGTGCTGCTGATCGTGCTCCTGGTGGTGGCCGCCGGACGGCTCGCCGACGCCCAAGCGCGCCTCGACCAAGCCACCTACACCGCCGCTCGCGCCGCCTCCCTCAGCCGCCATCCGGCCACCGCAGCCAACGCCGCCCGCACCAGCGCGGTCGCCGCGCTCGACCTGCCCGCGACATGCGCGGCGCTCGACGTCACCGTGGACACCACGGCCTACGCGCCGGGCGGCGCGGTCATCGTGCACACCACATGCGTGGTCAACCTGGCCGACCTCACCGGCCTCGGCCTGCCCGGCAGCCGGACTCTCACCAGCACGTCTACCTCGCCGCTCGACACGTACCGGGCGGTCACCCCATGA
- a CDS encoding pilus assembly protein TadG-related protein, whose translation MTPPSHSRPGLTELRCPSGEQGQATAFLTVLVIALLLLAGLVLDGGTALAARTRALDAAQSAARAGAQRLDLPLYRTTGQLRLDPGQAVRTAQDFLAAAGVPGQVTATTAAVTVTTHTDRPTQLLQLVGVHTLRATGTATAAPTTPGNQP comes from the coding sequence ATGACCCCGCCCTCCCATTCGCGCCCCGGCCTGACGGAGCTCAGGTGCCCGAGTGGCGAACAGGGCCAGGCCACCGCGTTCCTTACCGTCCTGGTCATCGCCCTCCTACTGCTGGCCGGTCTGGTGCTCGACGGCGGCACCGCACTCGCGGCGCGCACCCGCGCCCTAGATGCCGCCCAATCCGCCGCCCGCGCCGGCGCCCAGCGACTCGACCTGCCCCTCTACCGCACCACCGGCCAGCTGCGCCTGGACCCCGGCCAAGCCGTCCGCACCGCGCAGGACTTCCTCGCCGCAGCCGGCGTACCCGGGCAGGTCACCGCCACCACCGCCGCGGTCACCGTCACCACCCACACCGACCGGCCCACCCAGCTACTGCAGCTCGTCGGCGTGCACACGCTGCGGGCCACCGGCACCGCGACCGCCGCCCCCACTACCCCCGGGAACCAGCCATGA